Within Actinosynnema pretiosum, the genomic segment CGGCGCGAGCGCCAGGTCCTCGGCGTCGTACGGGTCGGTCGTGCCGGAGATCGTGCCGACGACCGAGCAGTCCCGGCCCAGCACCTGGACCTGGAGCACCCCGTCGTCGTCGTCGTTCAGCGCGTACCAGCGCCTGCCGTCCGAGGCGAGCCCGGACAGCTCGGCCAACCGGGGATCGGTCACCCGGCACACGTCGGCGACGGCGGGCTGCGCCGGGGCGGGCCCGGCCGTCACCAGGAGAAGGGCGGCGACGGCCGGGAGGACCCCGGCCGCGCGCGCCGACCGCACCCTCAGCTGCGGCTCCCCACCGCGTACTGCTCCAGCGCCCCGGCCAGGTCGGGGTGCACGCGGGCGCTCAGCTCGGTGCCCTCCTCGGTGTGCCGCTCCTTGAGCACCTCGCCCTCGCGGTGCACCCGCGCGACCAGCTCGCCCCGCGCGTACGGCACCAGGGCGTCCACCACGACCTCGGGCCGGGGGATCAGCCCGGCGATGACCCGCCGCAGCTCCTCCACGCCCTCGCCGCTGTGCGCGGACACCAGCTGCGAGCCGGGGAACAGGTTCCGCAACCTGGCCTGCACCAGCTCGTCCACCGCGTCGATCTTGTTGACCACCAGCAGCTCCGGCGGCATCGGCTCCTCGCGCTTCTCCACGATCTCGCCGATCACCTCGCGCACCGCCGCGACCTGCTTCTCCGGCATCGCGTCCGAGCCGTCGACCACGTGGATCAGCAGGTCGGCGTCCGCGACCTCCTCCAGCGTGGACCGGAACGCCTCGACCAGCTGGTGCGGCAGGTGCCGCACGAAGCCCACGGTGTCGGTCAGCGTGTACGGCAGCCCGTCCGGGGTGCTGGTGCGCCGGGTGGTCGTGTCCAGGGTCGCGAACAGCGCGTCCTGGACCAGCACGCCCGCGCTGGTCAGCGCGTTGAGCAGGCTGGACTTGCCCGCGTTGGTGTAGCCGGCGATCGCGACGCTGGGCACCGAGTTGGCCACGCGCCCGCTGCGCTTGGTCTCCCGGATCACGCCCATGGACGCGATCTCGCGCCGCAGCTTCGCGATCCGCGCGCGGATGCGCCGCCGGTCGGTCTCCAGCTTCGTCTCACCGGGGCCGCGCAGACCCACACCGCCGTTGCCGCCACCGGCGCGACCACCGGCCTGCCGGGACAGCGACTCGCCCCAGCCGCGCAGGCGGGGGAGCAGGTACTGGAGCTGGGCGAGCTCGACCTGGGCCTTGCCCTCCCTGGAGGAGGCGTGCTGGGCGAAGATGTCCAGGATCAGCGCGGTCCGGTCGATGACCTTGACCTTGAGCCGCTCCTCCAGCTGCCGCAGCTGGCCGGGGGACAGCTCGCCGTCGCAGATCACGGTGTCCGCGCCGGTCGCGATGACCACGTCGCGCAGCTGCTCGACCTTGCCGGAGCCGATGTAGGTGGCCGGGTCGGGGCGGTCTCGCCGCTGCACGAGCCCCTCCAGGACCTGCGAGCCCGCCGTCTCGGCGAGCAGCGCCAGCTCGGCCAGCGAGGCCTCGGAGTCCGCCGCCGTGCCCTCGGTCCACACCCCGACGAGCACGACCCGCTCCAACCGGAGCTGCCGGTACTCGACCTCGGTGACGTCCTCCAGCTCGGTGGACAGGCCTGCGACGCGGCGCAGCGCGGCCCGCTCGGCGAGCGCGAGGTCGCCGGTGGACAGCTCCTCGTCGTGGTCGAAGCGGTCGTCGTCGTGGTTGTTGTTGTCCCTCATATGCCCTTCATGGTCCCACGTCCCGGCCCTCGGCCGAAGCGGTTAATCCGCGGGGTACACGGCCAGGTAGATGGCGACGTGCTCGGCGTCCGGGTCGGCGGGCCGGTCGGCCAGCTCATCCAACAACGCCCGGAACCTCCCCATCAGTTCCTGCTGATCAGCCCTGGCCACCAGACGGGTCTGCTCCACCCGGTCGACGCCGACGTCGGCGACCTCGCCGAGGAACGCCTCCAGCAGCGCCTCGCCGACCGACGGGTGCTCCTCGCTCCAGCTCAGCCGCCAGGACAGGCCGGTGGACAGGTAGGGGATCTCCTTCGCGCCCCGGTTGCCCGCGCGCGGCGGCTGGGCCTGGAGGAACCCGGTGGCCACGAGCTTGCGCACGTGGTGCAGCACCGTCGCCGGGTCCTTGCCCAGCTGGTGCGCCAGCTCCTTGTTGGTCAGCGCCCGGTGGTGCGTCATCCGGATGATGCGCAGCCGCACCGCCGAGGCCAGCGCGGCGGCCTCCTCCTGCGTCGCGACCCGTTCTCCCACGTCGAACAGGATAGGCGGGCCGGGCGCCGGTGATCGGGTCCGGCGTCCGGAGGGCCGCCCCGTCGAAGTGATTGACACTTTCCAATCACTGACGTCACACTTCCGGGCATGTCCCTCTGGTCCCACCGCGACTTCCGCCGCCTCTGGGTCGGCGACACGATCAGCCAGTTCGGCTCCTCCATCGGGCACACCGTCGTCCCGCTGCTCGCCGCGGGCGCCCTCGCCGCCACCCCGTTCGAGATGGGCGTGCTCTCCGCCGCCACCACCGCCGCGTTCCTGGTCATCGGCCTGCCCGCGGGCGTCTGGGTGGACCGGCTGCGGCGCAGACCCGTGATGCTCACCGCCGACCTGGTCAGGGCCGCGCTGCTGCTGTCCGTCCCGGTCGCCTGGTGGGCCGGGGTGCTCTCGCTCGCGCAGCTGGTCGTGGTGTCGCTGCTGGTCGGCGCGGCCACCGTCATGTTCGACGTCGCCTACCAGTCCTACCTGCCCGCCCTGGTCGGCCGGGACCAGCTGGTCGAGGGCAACACCAAGCTCCAGACCAGCCAGTCCGTCGCCCACGTGTCCGGCCCGTCGCTCGCGGGCCTCGCCGCCCAGGCGTTCGGCGCGGCCAACGGCGTGCTCGCCACCGGCGTCGGCTACCTGGTCTCGGCGTGGGCGCTGCTGCGCATCCGCACCGCCGAGCCCGAACCCGACCGGGCCGCGCGGACCGGGCTGCGCCGGGAGATCGGCGAGGGCCTGCGGTTCGTCCTCGGGGACCGGTCGCTGCGCGCGATCGCGCTGTGCACGGCCACCGCGAACTTCTTCGGCAGCGCGGGCCTCGCGCTCCAGGTGCTGTTCCTGACCCGCCACCTCGACCTGTCCGAGGGCGCCGCGGGCCTGCTGCTCAGCGTCGCGGGCGCGGGCGGCCTGCTCGGCGCGGTCACGGCGGGCTGGTGGACCGCGCGGTTCGGCCAGACCCGCACGATCTGGCTGGTCCTGCTGGTCACCAACCCGCTCGGGCTGCTCATCCCGCTCGCCGCGCCGGACTGGCGGCTCGGGCTGTTCGTCGTCGGCGAGCTGGCCGTCGCGTACGGCGGGCTGGTCTACAACATCGCCCAGCTCAGCTACCGGCAGGCGCGCTGCCCCGACCGGCTGCTCGGCCGGATGAACGCCTCGATCCGGTTCGTGGTCTGGGGCGTCATCCCGCTGGGCGGGCTGCTCGGGGGCGCGCTCGGCGGCTGGATCGGGATCGTGCCGACGCTGTGGATCGGGTTCGGCGGGCAGGCGCTGGCCGGGCTGTGGGTCTTCTTCTCCCCGCTGCGCGGCCAGCGCGACCTCGCCGAGGCGCGGACCGCCGAACCCGAGCGGTCCCCGTCCTGAGCTAGAGCGCGTCCCACCAGGACCGGTCCAGCTCGCCGCGCGCCAGCAGCACGGCCGGACCGGTCAGCGTGCTGCCGCCCTCGTCGACCGTCACGCGCACCCGGCCGCCGGGGACCAGCACGTCCGCCGCCCCCGCCGCGCGGCCCGTGCCGTGCAGCCAGGACGCCACCGCCGCCACGGTCCCGGTGCCGCACGAGCGCGTCTCGCCGACGCCCCGCTCGTGCACCCGCATCCGCAGCTCGCCCGCGCCGTTCATCCCGCCGTCGGCGAGCACGTTCACGAACTCCACGTTCACCCCGGCGGGGAACAGCCCGCGGTCGTAGCCGGGGGTGTTCCGCAGCAGGTCCAGCCCGGCCACCGGCACGTCGGTCACGCACGCCAGGTGCGGGTTGCCCACGTCCACGCCGACCCCGGCGAACTCCGCGCCGCCCAGCACCGCCACCGACTCCCCGGTCAGCCGCACCGGGCCCATGCCCACGGTCACCGAGCCGTCCGGGTGGGCGGTCACCGAGCGCTCGCCCGCGCGAGTGGCGATCTCGAACTCGCCCTCGGGTGCGAGCCCGGCGGACACCAGGTACCGGGCGAACACCCGCACCCCGTTGCCGCACATCTCGGCGATCGACCCGTCCGCGTTGCGGTAGTCCATGAACCACGGACCCAGGTCCAGCCGCACCACGCGCAGCACGCCGTCCGCGCCGAGGCCGCGCTGGCGGTCGCACAGCGCCCGCACGCGCTCCTCGGTCAGGTCCAGCTCGTTGTCGGCGTCCGGGAGCACGACGAAGTCGTTCTCCGTGCCGTGCCCCTTGAGGAACTCCACACCCACGGGCGCCAGGCTACGGGGCCAGGTGGGCGAGCACCTCGTCGACCAGCCCCGGCGACCCGGCGTCGAACCAGGCGACCCGCTTGTCCCGCCGGAACCACGACCGCTGCCTGCGCACGAACCGCCGAGTGCCGCGCGCGGTCTCCTCGGCCGCCGCCGCGAGGTCGCCGTCGCCGTCGAGCGCGGCCAGCACCTGCTGGTAGCCCAGCGCCCGCGACGCGGTCAGCCCGTCCCGCAGCCCCACCGCCTCCAGCGCCCGCACCTCGTCCACCAGGCCCCGCTCGAACATCCGCCCCACCCGCAGGTCCACCCGCGCGTCCAGCTCCTCCACCGCGCGGTCCAGCCCCACGAGCACCGCGCCGTACCGGGCGGGGCCGGGCTTGGGCATGGTCGCCGAGAACGGCCGACCGGTCAGCTCGATCACCTCCAGCGCCCGCACCACGCGCCGGGTGTTGCCGGACAGGATCGCGCCCGCCGCCACCGGGTCCAGCGCGGCCAGCCGCTCGTGCAGCGCGCCCGCGCCGACCACCGCCAGCTCGTCCTCCAGCCGCGCCCGCACCGCCGCGTCCGTGCCGGGGAACTCCAGCTCGTCCAGCACCGCCTGCACGTACAGCCCGGACCCGCCCACCAGCACCGGCGTCCGGCCCTGCGCCAGCAGCGCCTCCACGGCCGCCCGGCCGTCCCGCTGGTAGGCGGCCACCGACGCGGACTCGGTCACGTCCAGCACGTCCAGCAGGTGGTGCGGCACGCCGCGCCGCTCGGCCTCGGTCGCCTTGGCCGTGCCGATGTCCATGCCCCGGTACAGCTGCATGGAGTCGGCGTTGACGACCTCCCCGCCCAGGCGCAGCGCCAGCTCCACGGCGAGGTCGGTCTTGCCGGTGGCGGTGGGCCCTACGACGGCGATGGGAACGGTCACGCCCCAGTGTCCCAGAGCCCCCGCTCCCACACGGCCAGGTGGTAGCCGACCCCGAACGGGGCGTCGAACCACGACCGCGCGCAGCGCCACGGCCCCGGAACCCCGGCCAGCACCTGCCAGGCGGCCCGCCCCTGCGCGCCCAGCTCGCGCGCCAGCTCCGGGTCCAGCGCGGCCAGCGCCGCCGGGTCCGCGCCCGCGAGCGCCGCCCGCACCGAGCCGTCGAACCCCGCCGCCCGCTCGTCCGGCCGACCGACGGCCCGCTCGCCGTGCCGGTGCGACCCGTCGCCCAGCACCAGCAGCGCGCCCTCGGGGGCCGAGGCCAGCCCCGCGCCGAGCGCCGCGCACTCGTCTGCGGGCAGGTCCGGCGGCACCAGCACCACCCGCACGCTCCGCGCGCCCACCCGCTCCCGCAGCCACCCCGCCACGAGCGCGGGCAGCGGGAGGTCCGGGTCCACCTCGCCGGTCGCGTCATCCGACAGGGCGATCCGCACGTCCACGCCGAACCCCCCGAACGTGCCGCCCGCGCCGGAGAGCTCGCGCACCGGACCCGGCGCGACCCCCACCGCCACCCACTCGGCGGAGCGCGAGGCCAGCTCACGTGCCCCTGCCAGGCACGCGGCGCGCACCGGCTCCGTCTCGGCGACCGCGCCGCCCACCAGTTCGGGCACCAGCAGCGGAGGGTGCGGCACCACCGCGACGCGGGAGATCATGGTTTTGACGTTACCCATCTGCCACCACCAGTACCGGGTTCGGCCCTGACCTGTTTGAATGCGCGCGGGGTACCGAGGCTGCACTGAACCTGCGGTACCCGGGTGCTGGGCCCCGCCCTCAGGGCGGGGCGCCCGTGGTCGGCACGGGCACCGAAGTGGGCAGGCGAGGAGGAAGCCGGCGATGACGGAGCACGAGACGACGACCCCGGAGACCACCGGCGGGACCGGTGCGGACGCGGTGGTCGAGCAGGTGCGGGTGGAGGGCGC encodes:
- the hflX gene encoding GTPase HflX, producing MRDNNNHDDDRFDHDEELSTGDLALAERAALRRVAGLSTELEDVTEVEYRQLRLERVVLVGVWTEGTAADSEASLAELALLAETAGSQVLEGLVQRRDRPDPATYIGSGKVEQLRDVVIATGADTVICDGELSPGQLRQLEERLKVKVIDRTALILDIFAQHASSREGKAQVELAQLQYLLPRLRGWGESLSRQAGGRAGGGNGGVGLRGPGETKLETDRRRIRARIAKLRREIASMGVIRETKRSGRVANSVPSVAIAGYTNAGKSSLLNALTSAGVLVQDALFATLDTTTRRTSTPDGLPYTLTDTVGFVRHLPHQLVEAFRSTLEEVADADLLIHVVDGSDAMPEKQVAAVREVIGEIVEKREEPMPPELLVVNKIDAVDELVQARLRNLFPGSQLVSAHSGEGVEELRRVIAGLIPRPEVVVDALVPYARGELVARVHREGEVLKERHTEEGTELSARVHPDLAGALEQYAVGSRS
- a CDS encoding ArsR/SmtB family transcription factor, yielding MGERVATQEEAAALASAVRLRIIRMTHHRALTNKELAHQLGKDPATVLHHVRKLVATGFLQAQPPRAGNRGAKEIPYLSTGLSWRLSWSEEHPSVGEALLEAFLGEVADVGVDRVEQTRLVARADQQELMGRFRALLDELADRPADPDAEHVAIYLAVYPAD
- a CDS encoding MFS transporter, whose amino-acid sequence is MSLWSHRDFRRLWVGDTISQFGSSIGHTVVPLLAAGALAATPFEMGVLSAATTAAFLVIGLPAGVWVDRLRRRPVMLTADLVRAALLLSVPVAWWAGVLSLAQLVVVSLLVGAATVMFDVAYQSYLPALVGRDQLVEGNTKLQTSQSVAHVSGPSLAGLAAQAFGAANGVLATGVGYLVSAWALLRIRTAEPEPDRAARTGLRREIGEGLRFVLGDRSLRAIALCTATANFFGSAGLALQVLFLTRHLDLSEGAAGLLLSVAGAGGLLGAVTAGWWTARFGQTRTIWLVLLVTNPLGLLIPLAAPDWRLGLFVVGELAVAYGGLVYNIAQLSYRQARCPDRLLGRMNASIRFVVWGVIPLGGLLGGALGGWIGIVPTLWIGFGGQALAGLWVFFSPLRGQRDLAEARTAEPERSPS
- the miaA gene encoding tRNA (adenosine(37)-N6)-dimethylallyltransferase MiaA; its protein translation is MTVPIAVVGPTATGKTDLAVELALRLGGEVVNADSMQLYRGMDIGTAKATEAERRGVPHHLLDVLDVTESASVAAYQRDGRAAVEALLAQGRTPVLVGGSGLYVQAVLDELEFPGTDAAVRARLEDELAVVGAGALHERLAALDPVAAGAILSGNTRRVVRALEVIELTGRPFSATMPKPGPARYGAVLVGLDRAVEELDARVDLRVGRMFERGLVDEVRALEAVGLRDGLTASRALGYQQVLAALDGDGDLAAAAEETARGTRRFVRRQRSWFRRDKRVAWFDAGSPGLVDEVLAHLAP
- the dapF gene encoding diaminopimelate epimerase; translation: MGVEFLKGHGTENDFVVLPDADNELDLTEERVRALCDRQRGLGADGVLRVVRLDLGPWFMDYRNADGSIAEMCGNGVRVFARYLVSAGLAPEGEFEIATRAGERSVTAHPDGSVTVGMGPVRLTGESVAVLGGAEFAGVGVDVGNPHLACVTDVPVAGLDLLRNTPGYDRGLFPAGVNVEFVNVLADGGMNGAGELRMRVHERGVGETRSCGTGTVAAVASWLHGTGRAAGAADVLVPGGRVRVTVDEGGSTLTGPAVLLARGELDRSWWDAL
- a CDS encoding class III extradiol ring-cleavage dioxygenase family protein codes for the protein MISRVAVVPHPPLLVPELVGGAVAETEPVRAACLAGARELASRSAEWVAVGVAPGPVRELSGAGGTFGGFGVDVRIALSDDATGEVDPDLPLPALVAGWLRERVGARSVRVVLVPPDLPADECAALGAGLASAPEGALLVLGDGSHRHGERAVGRPDERAAGFDGSVRAALAGADPAALAALDPELARELGAQGRAAWQVLAGVPGPWRCARSWFDAPFGVGYHLAVWERGLWDTGA